The following coding sequences lie in one Primulina huaijiensis isolate GDHJ02 chromosome 2, ASM1229523v2, whole genome shotgun sequence genomic window:
- the LOC140964928 gene encoding uncharacterized protein: MAAAFGRTENWGSRKWACCVFLSMMVIHGIAILLFTRGFLLTRSELSQYSQCGDVLQSPCFPPQQNGSACWTKPAVDRLVIIVLDALRFDFVAPSTFFPEKKPWMDKLQVLHEYASQNQSTAKIFKAIADPPTTSLQRLKGLTTGGLPTFIDVGNSFGAPVIVEDNLIHQMVQNGKRVVVMGDDTWVQLFPDHFVSSYPFPSFNVKDLDTVDNGCITNLLPSLYEDNWDVLIAHFLGVDHAGHIFGVDSVPMVGKLQQYNEIIKEVVGVLENESRPGGLHENTMLVVMGDHGQTLNGDHGGGTAEEVETAIFALSLKKPPTPQQAAVDSLSCKLDTHEQKICIHSIQQLDFAVTISALLGLPFPFGSIGRVDSELFSLAGSAWDMPRSMPCSDQKASEVDTWMQNYVNVLCINSWQVKKYIDVYSSLSLIGFSDKDLLHVSELYAKAQELWALTSKNSSIDQSQGCFASLPSVKKQIDAYSLFLSSVAELARSSWTEFNLKMMGIGFGIMLCSIFLHSFFIKRLEKLCELHSRFCGDLKSFFGVNFAIILVLIRACSFLSNSYILEEGRVAGFLLATIVILQLRCAAMKKMRLTEALVLCILLPLIRIGIELGQLKQAVSSLFLKLDRSKTTGIGDESPIWVHVSEILPVFSLIVLAFLQYKSIAYFSQGILKYVTIGTLFNFILIPLHWASESSMVNLQMVPEIMKGNSIPRVTYAAGLLQLSLVAISLLLDRKRTSNWEERTVVKALALLSVWSPTIIVLSGKQGPLVFLAFFIGGWCLTRLMTLEQRADKSCSGSSTSYALPVTQWSLFSVCMFFSTGHWCAFDGLRYAAAFIGFDEFNLIRQAILLIIETFGFSHILPVCGLPLLVATQKGQSKQVFSMRLCQVYLIYGLISAVTFTFTMLCVTIHRRHLMVWGLFAPKFVFDTVGLVLIDLMIFLSSLYYIM; encoded by the exons ATGGCGGCTGCATTTGGGAGGACAGAGAATTGGGGTAGCCGAAAATGGGCTTGCTGCGTCTTCCTAAGTATGATGGTGATTCACGGAATCGCCATTTTGTTGTTTACGCGAGGTTTCCTTCTTACTCGCTCCGAGCTCTCTCAGTATAGCCAATGCGGCGACGTTCTCCAGTCTCCCTGCTTTCCTCCACAGCAAAATGGAAGTGCTTGTTGGACCAAACCTGCAGTCGATCGCCTTGTTATTATCGTTCTTGATGCTCTAAG GTTTGATTTTGTCGCTCCAAGCACATTTTTTCCAG AGAAGAAACCGTGGATGGATAAGTTGCAGGTTCTTCATGAATATGCTAGTCAGAACCAATCTACGGCCAAAATTTTCAAGGCTATAGCAGACCCGCCTACCACCAGTTTGCAGCGTCTAAAG GGCTTGACCACTGGTGGACTTCCAACGTTTATCGACGTAGGAAATAGCTTTGGTGCACCAGTAATTGTTGAAGATAACTTGATACATCAG ATGGTTCAAAATGGAAAGCGAGTAGTAGTGATGGGGGATGATACATGGGTGCAATTATTTCCTGACCATTTTGTCTCATCCTATCCCTTCCCATCGTTTAATGTTAAAGATCTTGACACG GTGGACAATGGGTGCATCACAAACTTGCTTCCTTCCCTATATGAAGATAATTGGGATGTATTGATAGCTCATTTTCTAGGTGTG GATCATGCTGGGCACATATTTGGTGTTGACTCTGTCCCAATGGTCGGAAAGTTGCAGCAGTACAACGAAATCATAAAG gaagtGGTTGGAGTGCTGGAGAACGAAAGTAGACCAGGTGGATTACATGAAAATACAATGCTTGTTGTCATGGGTGATCATGGGCAAACCTTAAATGGTGATCATGGTGGAGGCACCGCTGAAGAG GTGGAAACAGCGATTTTTGCACTGAGTTTAAAGAAGCCTCCAACTCCTCAGCAAGCAGCAGTTGATAGTTTGTCATGCAAATTAGACACG CATGAACAGAAGATTTGCATTCACTCCATCCAACAG CTTGATTTTGCAGTCACAATTTCTGCTCTTCTTGGTCTTCCCTTTCCTTTTGGAAG CATTGGGCGAGTTGACTCGGAACTGTTTTCCTTAGCTGGAAGTGCATGGGATATGCCACGCTCAATGCCTTGCAGTGATCAAAAGGCATCAGAAGTTGACACTTGGATGCAAAATTATGTTAATGTGCTCTGCATTAATTCTTGGCAG GTAAAAAAATACATTGATGTCTACTCATCTTTGTCATTAATTGGATTTTCGGACAAAGATTTGTTGCATGTCTCAGAACTGTATGCTAAGGCGCAAGAGCTTTGGGCACTCACTTCAAAGAATTCTTCAATAGACCAGAGTCAGGGATGTTTTGCATCATTGCCTTCGGTCAAAAAGCAGATTGATGCATATTCGCTGTTTTTGTCAAGTGTTGCTGAACTAGCACGATCCAGCTGGACTGAGTTTAATCTGAAGATGATGGGCATAGGTTTCGGCATCATGCTGTGTTCGATTTTTCTGCATTCTTTTTTCATCAAGAGATTGGAGAAGCTATGTGAACTTCATTCTCGATTCTGCGGTGATCTTAAGAGTTTCTTTGGAGTGAATTTTGCTATTATTTTGGTGCTGATACGTGCATGCAGTTTTCTTTCTAACAGTTACATTT TGGAAGAAGGCAGAGTGGCTGGTTTTCTTTTGGCAACTATTGTAATTCTTCAGTTACGCTGTGCAGCAATGAAAAAGATGAGATTAACTGAA GCACTTGTTCTTTGTATTTTACTTCCTTTGATCAGAATTGGCATCGAACTCGGGCAATTGAAGCAGGCTGTCAGTTCTTTGTTCTTAAAGTTAGATCGTTCAAAGACGACAGGAATTGGCGACGAGTCTCCGATATGGGTGCATGTGTCTGAAATTCTGCCAGTATTTAGTTTAATAGTTTTGGCATTTCTGCAATACAAGAGCATTGCTTACTTCTCTCAGGGGATCTTGAAGTATGTTACTATAGGAACTTTATTTAACTTTATACTCATACCCTTACATTGGGCTTCAGAGAGCAGCATGGTAAATCTGCAAATGGTGCCTGAGATTATGAAAGGAAACTCCATTCCTCGGGTGACATATGCTGCTGGACTACTGCAATTATCATTAGTTGCCATTAGTCTACTCCTTGATAGGAAGAGAACTTCTAATTGGGAAGAAAGAACAGTTGTTAAAGCATTGGCCTTGTTGTCGGTATGGAGTCCAACTATCATCGTTCTATCTGGAAAACAAGGCCCCCTGGTTTTCTTGGCATTTTTTATTGGAG GATGGTGTTTGACCAGGTTAATGACATTGGAACAGAGGGCAGATAAATCTTGTTCTGGATCTTCAACTTCTTATGCACTTCCCGTCACCCAATGGAGCCTTTTTTCTGTATGCATGTTTTTCAGTACAGGTCATTG GTGTGCTTTTGATGGCCTTAGATATGCTGCTGCATTTATTGG GTTTGATGAATTCAACCTTATCCGTCAAGCTATTCTTCTTATCATCGAGACATTTGGTTTTTCTCACATTTTACCTGTATGTGGGCTTCCGCTTCTTGTTGCTACACAGAAGGGGCAGAGCAAACAAGTATTTTCTATGAGATTGTGCCAA